The proteins below come from a single Candidatus Palauibacter polyketidifaciens genomic window:
- the guaA gene encoding glutamine-hydrolyzing GMP synthase, whose translation MSRVLILDFGSQFTQLIARRIREEGVYCEVHPPTRSPAWVRRYDPAAIVLSGGPASVYDEDVPTAQPETLAMGVPILGICYGMQLVADLVGGEVQQAERREYGRAELKVRSTDPLFHGFDDDEPTQVWMSHGDSLHALPPGFEVSATTENSIAAIQSEERRIWGVQFHPEVAHTTRGGEMLRNFLFEIAGCEMSWNAANIIDHQLTAVRETVGDGQVICGLSGGVDSSVAAALVQRAVGDRLTCIFVDTGMLRKGERDAVEAVFGEHMGMRLEVVDAADLFVDRLAGVEEPEEKRVIIGHTFIDVFEEAAGRYGDARFLVQGTLYPDVIESVSVWGPSVKIKSHHNVGGLRPDHPFELIEPLRELFKDEVRAVGRELGLAEEIVGRHPFPGPGLAIRILGDVTREKLDALREVDAIYLDEIRAAGLYDEIWQAFAVLLPVQSVGVMGDARTYENVVALRAVTSLDGMTADWFQFPHEVLGRISNRIINEVKGVNRVTYDVSSKPPATIEWE comes from the coding sequence GTGAGTCGCGTTCTCATCCTCGATTTCGGATCCCAGTTCACCCAGCTCATCGCGCGGCGCATTCGGGAGGAGGGGGTGTACTGCGAGGTACACCCGCCGACGCGGAGCCCGGCGTGGGTCCGCCGCTACGATCCGGCGGCCATCGTCCTCTCCGGGGGGCCGGCGAGCGTCTACGACGAAGACGTTCCCACGGCCCAGCCCGAGACCCTCGCCATGGGCGTCCCGATTCTCGGGATCTGCTACGGAATGCAACTCGTCGCGGATCTCGTCGGGGGCGAGGTGCAACAGGCCGAGCGCCGGGAGTATGGGCGGGCCGAACTCAAGGTCCGGTCGACGGACCCCCTCTTTCACGGGTTCGACGACGACGAGCCCACTCAGGTCTGGATGAGTCACGGCGACTCCCTCCACGCGCTGCCCCCGGGCTTCGAGGTCTCCGCGACGACCGAGAACTCCATCGCCGCGATCCAGTCCGAGGAGCGACGGATCTGGGGCGTGCAGTTCCACCCGGAAGTCGCCCACACGACGCGCGGCGGCGAGATGCTGCGGAACTTCCTGTTCGAGATCGCCGGCTGCGAGATGAGCTGGAACGCCGCGAACATCATCGACCACCAGCTCACCGCGGTCCGTGAGACCGTGGGTGATGGACAGGTGATCTGCGGCCTCTCCGGCGGGGTGGACAGCTCCGTGGCCGCGGCGCTCGTGCAGCGCGCCGTGGGAGACCGGCTTACCTGCATCTTCGTCGACACGGGCATGCTGCGGAAGGGTGAACGCGATGCCGTGGAGGCGGTGTTCGGCGAGCACATGGGGATGCGGCTCGAAGTCGTCGACGCGGCCGACCTCTTCGTCGACCGGCTCGCCGGCGTCGAGGAACCCGAGGAGAAGCGGGTCATCATCGGCCACACCTTCATCGACGTGTTCGAGGAGGCGGCCGGCCGATACGGTGACGCGCGGTTCCTCGTGCAGGGAACGCTTTACCCCGACGTCATCGAGTCCGTCTCCGTGTGGGGGCCATCGGTGAAGATCAAGTCCCACCACAACGTGGGCGGCCTCCGTCCGGATCACCCGTTCGAACTCATCGAGCCGCTTCGCGAGCTCTTCAAGGACGAGGTGCGCGCCGTGGGCCGCGAACTGGGCCTTGCAGAGGAGATCGTGGGGCGCCACCCCTTCCCCGGTCCCGGCCTCGCCATCCGGATTCTCGGCGACGTGACGCGGGAAAAGCTGGATGCGCTGCGGGAGGTGGACGCGATCTATCTCGACGAGATTCGCGCGGCGGGCCTCTATGATGAGATCTGGCAGGCGTTCGCCGTTCTGCTGCCCGTGCAGTCCGTCGGCGTCATGGGGGATGCGCGCACGTACGAGAACGTCGTCGCGCTGCGCGCCGTGACCTCCCTGGACGGAATGACGGCCGACTGGTTCCAGTTTCCCCACGAGGTGCTCGGCCGGATCTCCAACCGCATCATCAACGAAGTGAAGGGGGTGAACCGGGTGACCTACGACGTGTCCTCGAAGCCCCCCGCCACGATCGAGTGGGAGTAG
- a CDS encoding Nif3-like dinuclear metal center hexameric protein: MAESGAGSGPNCREVAAWLDDFLDVARIEDYPFALNGLQVDGRGAVGRIGAATDACQATIDLAADAGCGILLVHHGLFWGGLRPFVGPAYERCRRLMESGMGLYSAHLPLDAHPGIGNNVLLAAELGVEDVEPFGSFKGNDGIGVIGAVDTSRGDLAARAEAVCGQAPIVIAGGPERVSRLAIVTGGAGSMIEAAATAGADTFLTGEGNHHTYHEAMELGINVIYAGHYGTETLGIRALAKRAAKHFGAEHAFFDVPTGL, translated from the coding sequence GTGGCGGAATCCGGTGCCGGCAGCGGCCCGAACTGCCGGGAAGTCGCCGCCTGGCTCGACGATTTCCTGGACGTGGCCCGGATAGAGGATTATCCGTTCGCCCTCAACGGGTTGCAGGTCGACGGGCGGGGCGCCGTCGGCCGCATCGGGGCGGCGACGGACGCCTGTCAGGCCACGATCGACCTCGCGGCCGATGCCGGGTGCGGGATCCTCCTCGTGCACCACGGACTGTTCTGGGGCGGTCTGCGTCCCTTCGTCGGCCCCGCGTACGAGCGCTGCCGCCGGCTCATGGAGAGCGGGATGGGGTTGTACTCGGCGCACCTCCCGCTCGATGCCCATCCCGGGATAGGAAACAACGTCCTCCTCGCCGCGGAACTCGGTGTCGAGGATGTCGAACCGTTCGGGTCCTTCAAGGGGAATGACGGGATCGGCGTCATCGGCGCGGTCGACACCTCGCGTGGCGATCTCGCGGCTCGGGCGGAAGCTGTATGCGGACAAGCCCCGATCGTGATCGCCGGAGGTCCGGAACGCGTGTCGCGGCTCGCGATCGTCACGGGCGGTGCGGGTTCGATGATCGAGGCGGCCGCCACGGCGGGAGCCGACACCTTCCTCACCGGCGAGGGGAACCACCACACCTACCACGAGGCGATGGAACTCGGGATCAACGTGATCTACGCTGGCCACTACGGCACGGAGACGCTCGGTATCCGGGCTCTGGCGAAGCGCGCGGCGAAGCATTTCGGGGCGGAGCACGCCTTCTTCGACGTCCCCACGGGTCTCTAG
- a CDS encoding MlaD family protein: MRDPGLRDRGVEVRVGAFVILTAAVIVAGLFWISGSPFRGPTIRVWGIAENANRIATASPVLLRGVEVGTVDEVALEAERVVLTMTLSSRVRLPADTRGTIQPDGFLGQQLVELVPGTSARTLAEGDTLSLDRRSDLTSLASTLGDDVGSLIGEMESLLGGGLAENVASGSEAFTLAMRELAGILETERTSIGSLLANMDTLSNRLAGMTGSEEVDRTLANLDTLSSRLAGASADFSAAGRSLAEITRGLESGEGTLGKFLREDAVHDEVLETLRLLRAAGEELALLLRDVRERPDRYLTDLKVSVF, encoded by the coding sequence ATGAGGGATCCGGGGCTGCGCGACCGCGGCGTCGAAGTCCGGGTCGGCGCATTCGTCATCCTGACCGCGGCCGTCATCGTGGCGGGCCTGTTCTGGATATCGGGCTCGCCGTTTCGCGGCCCCACCATCCGCGTCTGGGGGATCGCGGAGAACGCGAATCGGATCGCGACCGCGTCGCCCGTCCTGCTGCGCGGGGTGGAGGTCGGCACCGTGGACGAAGTCGCGCTCGAGGCGGAGCGCGTCGTCCTCACGATGACACTCTCTTCTCGGGTCCGGTTGCCGGCGGACACCCGGGGCACCATCCAGCCGGATGGCTTCCTGGGCCAGCAGCTCGTCGAGCTTGTGCCGGGGACCAGTGCCCGGACGCTGGCGGAAGGCGACACGCTCTCGCTCGACCGCCGATCCGACCTCACGTCGCTGGCCTCGACGCTCGGGGACGACGTGGGCTCGCTGATCGGAGAGATGGAATCGCTGCTCGGCGGCGGTCTGGCCGAGAACGTCGCCTCCGGATCGGAGGCCTTCACGCTCGCGATGCGGGAACTCGCCGGAATCCTCGAGACGGAGCGCACGTCGATCGGCAGCCTGCTCGCCAACATGGACACCCTGTCGAACCGGCTCGCGGGAATGACCGGGTCCGAGGAAGTCGATCGCACGCTGGCCAACCTCGACACACTCTCGTCGCGGCTCGCCGGCGCCAGCGCCGATTTCTCGGCCGCCGGCCGATCGCTTGCCGAGATCACGCGGGGGTTGGAGAGCGGGGAGGGCACGCTCGGCAAGTTCCTGCGCGAAGACGCGGTCCACGATGAAGTGCTGGAGACGCTGCGGTTGCTGCGCGCCGCGGGGGAGGAACTCGCCCTCCTCCTGCGGGATGTCCGTGAACGGCCGGACCGTTACCTGACGGACCTCAAGGTCTCGGTCTTCTAG
- a CDS encoding ATP-binding cassette domain-containing protein, which yields MIRIIGVHKWLGGRPVLSGVDLDVREGETLAIMGPSGTGKSVLLKHIVGLFDPDSGDILVDGISVPSADRAEMAAVRTKTAYVFQNSALFDSMTVRGNLLMGLPPGFCRGRPAKCEELVRTALDHVNLEPEVLTLLPAELSGGMQRRVAIARAIIGKRRYVLYDEPTTGLDPVNATRINRLIARVSEEVDATSIVVTHDVESAFFLADRIALLSDGVVAAEGTPQQLRETDNRAVREFLDAAPTRGLE from the coding sequence GTGATCAGGATCATCGGCGTGCACAAGTGGCTGGGCGGACGTCCGGTCCTGAGCGGCGTCGACCTCGACGTGCGGGAAGGCGAAACCCTCGCCATCATGGGGCCGTCAGGGACGGGTAAAAGCGTCCTCCTCAAACACATCGTCGGCCTCTTCGATCCCGACTCCGGAGATATTCTTGTCGATGGGATCTCGGTACCATCGGCCGACCGGGCCGAGATGGCCGCCGTTCGCACAAAGACCGCCTACGTGTTCCAGAACTCCGCCCTCTTCGATTCCATGACGGTGCGCGGGAACCTGCTGATGGGTCTCCCACCGGGTTTCTGCCGCGGCCGCCCCGCGAAATGCGAAGAACTCGTGCGGACCGCGCTCGATCACGTGAACCTCGAGCCGGAGGTGCTGACGCTCCTGCCGGCTGAACTCTCCGGAGGCATGCAGCGGCGGGTCGCCATCGCCCGCGCGATCATCGGCAAGCGCCGTTACGTCCTGTACGACGAGCCCACGACGGGGCTGGATCCCGTCAACGCGACCCGGATCAACCGCCTGATCGCGCGCGTGAGCGAGGAAGTCGACGCGACGAGTATCGTCGTGACGCACGATGTGGAGTCGGCCTTCTTCCTGGCGGACCGGATCGCCCTTCTTTCGGACGGCGTCGTCGCGGCGGAGGGTACGCCGCAGCAATTGCGCGAGACGGACAACCGGGCGGTGCGCGAATTTCTCGACGCGGCGCCCACGCGGGGTCTCGAATGA
- a CDS encoding ABC transporter permease, producing the protein MKAPNLLAAPGRSARAAALHAGRAGLLGVATLRALAHPRRYALETVQHAKFIGLDSLPLVLLMGALSGAVMAQQTMYQLSPGLPREIVAGGVVGGMLTELGPVLTAVVLAGRVGAAIGAELGTMKVTNQIDALLTMGRDPVVELVVPRVVAGTLILIPLVMLANAMGIFSGYVTSVGILGLSTAEYVDGAKGYYHHGALIFSLVKAVAYGFAITFISSHVGLRASGGAAGVGRTATRAVVAIIVSIMVLDTVLGPVYKTLT; encoded by the coding sequence TTGAAGGCGCCGAACCTCCTCGCCGCGCCGGGCCGTTCCGCCCGCGCCGCGGCGCTCCACGCCGGAAGGGCGGGCCTGCTCGGCGTCGCGACGCTCCGCGCGCTCGCCCATCCGCGCCGATACGCGCTGGAGACGGTCCAGCACGCGAAGTTCATCGGTCTGGACAGCCTCCCGCTCGTACTGCTGATGGGCGCCCTCTCGGGCGCGGTCATGGCCCAGCAGACGATGTACCAGCTCTCCCCGGGACTGCCGAGGGAGATCGTCGCGGGGGGCGTCGTGGGCGGCATGCTCACGGAACTGGGGCCCGTGCTGACGGCGGTGGTCCTCGCGGGACGCGTCGGGGCGGCCATCGGGGCCGAACTCGGCACGATGAAGGTGACGAACCAGATCGACGCGCTTCTGACGATGGGGCGGGATCCCGTCGTGGAACTCGTGGTTCCGCGGGTCGTGGCGGGAACCCTGATCCTGATTCCGCTCGTCATGCTCGCCAACGCGATGGGGATCTTCAGCGGCTACGTGACATCGGTCGGCATCCTCGGACTGAGCACGGCCGAGTACGTGGATGGGGCCAAGGGGTACTATCACCACGGCGCGCTGATCTTCTCGCTCGTGAAGGCCGTCGCGTACGGATTCGCGATCACGTTCATCTCCAGCCACGTGGGGCTTCGCGCGAGCGGCGGCGCGGCGGGCGTCGGCCGCACGGCGACGAGAGCCGTGGTCGCGATCATCGTCTCCATCATGGTCCTGGACACCGTGCTGGGACCCGTGTACAAGACGCTCACGTGA
- a CDS encoding oligopeptide transporter, OPT family has product MSDPTAGGSESRAHKPYIPASQSLPEITGKAIVLGILLSAVLSGANAYLGLKVGLTVSASIPAAVISMAILRMFREHNILENNIVQTAASAGESLAAGVIFTLPALILLRHWAGFPFLPTMGIAFCGGILGVLFTIPLRRALIVEADLRFPEGVATAEVLKAGASGGSGARLIALGGVTAALLKFSQTGLKVAGSSIEHGVTFGRSVFGIGSDLSPALLGVGYIVGPRVGSLVLAGGAISWLAGIPIYMAITDPQVVAGITGGATGYDAAAAIWSAQIRFMGVGAMVVGGVWALVSLLGHVRDGVRSSIEALRAARATEGGPEILRTERDMPINIVGVGTVALAVPILAVFVLVIDRGALSITPGLYWLVLALGTVFALLAGFLFASVAGYMAGLVGSSNNPISGVTIATILTISLILYLLLGLQVDFTVSAPQALSAAATAILVGAVVACAAAIAGDNMQDLKAGRIVGATPRQQQVMQLVGVTAAALVIAPILGLLFEAYGLGGILPREGMDPDEMLQAPQATLMASVADGVFSRNLPWGMIGIGALIAASVIALDQVLKARGSSLRVPVLAVAVGIYLPIELEVPIFVGGLVAWLVGRAVRRGGGDEDAVRQANHRGLLFSSGLITGEALVGILLAIPFAAWQSTDVLSIVPEGFDAAGSWIGAGVVVGFIFWLYRASLRASE; this is encoded by the coding sequence ATGTCGGACCCAACAGCCGGCGGCTCGGAATCGCGCGCGCACAAGCCCTATATTCCCGCCTCGCAGTCCCTGCCCGAGATCACCGGCAAGGCGATCGTCCTCGGCATCCTCCTCTCCGCCGTCCTGTCGGGAGCGAACGCCTACCTGGGCCTCAAGGTGGGCCTCACCGTGTCCGCCTCGATCCCGGCTGCCGTGATCTCGATGGCGATCCTCAGGATGTTCCGCGAGCACAATATCCTCGAGAACAACATCGTTCAGACGGCCGCCTCCGCGGGCGAGTCGCTGGCGGCCGGCGTGATCTTCACCCTCCCCGCTCTCATCCTCCTCCGCCACTGGGCCGGGTTTCCGTTCCTGCCAACGATGGGGATCGCGTTCTGCGGCGGCATTCTCGGCGTTCTCTTCACCATACCGCTCAGGCGAGCGCTCATCGTCGAAGCGGACCTGCGGTTCCCCGAGGGCGTTGCGACGGCGGAGGTGCTGAAGGCCGGAGCCAGCGGCGGCTCCGGCGCGAGGCTGATCGCGCTCGGCGGCGTGACGGCCGCCCTGTTGAAGTTCTCGCAGACGGGCCTCAAGGTCGCGGGTTCCTCCATAGAGCACGGCGTCACGTTCGGCCGTTCCGTGTTCGGGATCGGGAGCGACCTCTCCCCTGCCCTGCTCGGCGTCGGATACATCGTCGGACCCCGCGTCGGCAGCCTCGTGCTCGCGGGTGGCGCGATCTCCTGGCTCGCGGGGATCCCCATCTACATGGCGATCACCGACCCGCAGGTCGTGGCCGGGATCACGGGAGGCGCGACCGGCTACGACGCGGCCGCCGCGATCTGGAGCGCGCAGATTCGCTTCATGGGCGTGGGCGCCATGGTCGTGGGAGGCGTGTGGGCCCTCGTCTCGCTCCTCGGCCACGTGAGAGACGGCGTGCGGTCCTCCATCGAGGCGCTGCGGGCGGCCCGCGCGACGGAGGGCGGCCCGGAGATCCTCCGCACCGAACGCGACATGCCGATCAACATCGTCGGGGTCGGAACCGTCGCGCTCGCGGTGCCGATTCTCGCGGTGTTCGTGCTCGTCATCGACCGCGGCGCGCTCTCCATCACGCCCGGACTCTACTGGCTCGTGCTGGCGCTGGGGACGGTCTTCGCCCTCCTGGCGGGGTTCCTCTTCGCCTCCGTCGCGGGCTACATGGCGGGTCTCGTGGGCTCCTCGAACAATCCGATCTCGGGCGTGACGATCGCGACGATCCTCACGATCTCCCTCATCCTCTATCTCCTGCTGGGATTGCAGGTCGACTTCACCGTTTCGGCGCCTCAGGCGCTCTCGGCGGCGGCGACGGCCATCCTCGTGGGGGCCGTCGTCGCCTGCGCCGCCGCGATCGCGGGGGACAACATGCAGGACCTGAAGGCGGGCCGGATCGTCGGTGCGACGCCGCGGCAGCAGCAGGTCATGCAGCTCGTCGGCGTCACGGCGGCCGCGCTCGTCATCGCGCCGATCCTCGGCCTCCTGTTCGAGGCCTACGGGCTCGGCGGCATCCTGCCGCGAGAGGGGATGGACCCGGACGAGATGCTGCAGGCGCCGCAGGCGACCCTGATGGCTTCCGTCGCCGACGGCGTCTTTTCCCGCAATCTCCCGTGGGGGATGATCGGGATCGGGGCGCTCATCGCCGCGTCCGTGATCGCCCTGGACCAGGTCCTCAAGGCACGCGGCTCCAGCCTGCGGGTGCCGGTCCTCGCCGTCGCGGTCGGGATCTACCTGCCCATCGAACTCGAGGTCCCGATCTTCGTGGGCGGGCTCGTGGCGTGGCTGGTGGGCCGGGCCGTGCGGAGGGGCGGGGGCGACGAGGACGCCGTCCGACAGGCGAACCATCGCGGCCTCCTCTTCTCTTCCGGACTCATCACGGGAGAGGCGCTCGTCGGCATTCTCCTCGCGATCCCCTTCGCGGCCTGGCAGAGCACGGACGTGCTGAGCATCGTGCCCGAGGGGTTCGATGCGGCCGGGAGCTGGATCGGCGCCGGGGTCGTCGTCGGATTCATATTCTGGCTGTACCGCGCCTCGCTCCGCGCTTCCGAATGA
- the clpB gene encoding ATP-dependent chaperone ClpB, giving the protein MIPNDRLTLKAREALSDALLAARRSDNPAVEDVHLLAALLAQDGGVIVPVLQTVGIDLPDLQTRLERAIGRLPKQSGAAPSPSRELDRVLDAADALAGEMGDSYVTTEHLLLALAGEQASTTGPLLRNAGAGPEAARRAVEEVRGPHRVTDQDPEGKYRALERYGVDLTAEARAGKLDPVIGRDAEIRRVMQVLSRRRKNNPVLIGEPGVGKTAIAEGLAQRIVAGDIPESLRNKQLVQLDIGSMLAGAKYRGEFEERLKATLKEITESGGRYVIFLDELHTVVGAGAAEGAVDAGNMLKPALARGQLRMVGATTLDEYRLHIEKDPALERRFQPVLVGEPGVDETLAILRGLKERYEVHHGVRITDPALVSAVRLSDRYIGDRFLPDKAIDLVDEAASRLRIEIDSMPEEIDELDRRVTQLEIEREALRDEEDARSRGRLSELQGELASARESLAGLNARWIREKDTIQTVQRFKREIEELGVEAQQAQRRVDHQRAAEILHGELPKRRAELLAAEAKLKEIQDEGSFLNEEVGPGEIAEVVANWTGIPVARMLEDEKDRLATLEEHLHRRVVNQSHAITAVSDAVRRSRAGLQDPNRPIGSFMFLGPTGVGKTETARALAEFLFDEESAMVRIDMSEYMERHAVARLIGAPPGYVGYEEGGQLTEAVRRRPYTVVLFDEIEKAHPDVFNVLLQILDDGRLTDGRGRTVDFRNAVLIMTSNIGSSRILARSEAGESWAGTEAEVENALRGRFKPEFLNRVDEILVFRPLSREHLESIVGIQVNRVAGMLAERDIRIEVSGPARRRIADVGYDPAFGARPLKRAIQRLIANPLAMAFLEGRFREGDALRVEVDEDGEGLRFVPSETPDSPEEEE; this is encoded by the coding sequence ATGATCCCGAACGACAGACTCACGCTCAAGGCCCGCGAGGCGCTGAGCGATGCGCTGCTCGCGGCGCGCCGGTCGGACAACCCGGCGGTCGAGGACGTGCACCTCCTCGCGGCGCTGCTCGCGCAGGACGGTGGCGTCATCGTGCCGGTCCTGCAGACGGTGGGTATCGATCTCCCCGACCTGCAGACACGCCTGGAACGGGCCATTGGCCGCCTGCCGAAGCAGAGCGGAGCGGCTCCGTCCCCCAGTCGCGAACTCGACCGCGTCCTCGACGCGGCGGATGCGCTCGCGGGGGAGATGGGCGACTCCTATGTGACGACCGAGCACCTCCTCCTGGCCCTTGCCGGGGAACAGGCTTCCACGACGGGCCCGCTGCTCCGGAACGCGGGAGCGGGTCCGGAAGCGGCGCGCCGGGCGGTGGAGGAAGTCCGGGGACCGCATCGCGTGACGGATCAGGACCCGGAAGGGAAGTATCGCGCCCTCGAGCGGTACGGCGTCGATCTCACGGCCGAGGCCCGTGCCGGGAAGCTCGACCCGGTCATCGGCCGGGACGCCGAGATCCGCCGCGTCATGCAGGTACTCTCGCGGCGGAGGAAGAACAATCCCGTCCTCATCGGCGAGCCCGGCGTGGGCAAGACGGCGATCGCGGAAGGGCTCGCGCAGCGGATCGTCGCGGGAGACATCCCGGAATCGCTGCGGAACAAGCAACTCGTGCAGTTGGACATCGGTTCGATGCTGGCGGGGGCCAAGTACCGGGGCGAGTTCGAGGAACGCCTGAAGGCGACGCTGAAGGAGATCACGGAATCCGGCGGCCGTTACGTCATCTTCCTCGACGAACTCCACACCGTGGTGGGAGCGGGGGCGGCCGAGGGCGCCGTGGATGCGGGGAACATGCTCAAGCCCGCCCTGGCCCGGGGCCAGCTCCGCATGGTAGGCGCGACGACGCTCGACGAGTACCGGTTGCATATCGAGAAGGACCCGGCTCTGGAGCGGCGGTTCCAGCCGGTTCTCGTCGGCGAACCCGGCGTGGACGAGACCCTGGCCATCCTGCGCGGACTCAAGGAACGCTACGAGGTGCACCACGGTGTGCGGATCACGGACCCGGCACTCGTGAGCGCCGTGCGCCTGTCCGACCGCTACATCGGCGACCGGTTCCTGCCCGACAAGGCGATCGACCTCGTGGACGAGGCGGCGTCCCGGCTCCGCATCGAGATCGACTCCATGCCGGAGGAGATCGATGAACTGGATCGCAGGGTCACGCAACTCGAGATCGAGCGCGAGGCGCTGCGCGACGAGGAAGACGCACGGAGCCGGGGACGGCTTTCGGAGCTGCAGGGCGAACTCGCCTCGGCGCGCGAGTCGCTCGCGGGATTGAACGCCCGCTGGATCCGCGAGAAGGACACGATCCAGACGGTCCAGCGCTTCAAGCGTGAGATCGAGGAGCTCGGCGTGGAGGCGCAGCAGGCGCAGCGGCGCGTGGACCACCAGCGCGCGGCCGAGATCCTCCACGGAGAGTTGCCGAAGCGGCGGGCCGAACTCCTCGCCGCGGAAGCGAAGCTGAAGGAGATCCAGGACGAGGGCTCCTTTCTGAACGAGGAAGTCGGACCCGGCGAGATCGCCGAGGTCGTGGCGAACTGGACCGGGATTCCGGTCGCGAGGATGCTCGAAGACGAGAAGGACCGGCTCGCGACGCTCGAGGAACACCTGCACCGGCGCGTGGTGAACCAGTCGCACGCGATCACGGCCGTGTCGGATGCGGTGCGCCGGAGTCGTGCCGGACTCCAGGACCCGAACCGTCCGATCGGGAGTTTCATGTTCCTCGGCCCCACCGGCGTCGGGAAGACGGAGACGGCGAGGGCGCTCGCGGAGTTCCTCTTCGACGAGGAGTCCGCCATGGTCCGGATCGACATGTCCGAGTACATGGAACGGCACGCCGTGGCACGTCTCATCGGGGCGCCGCCCGGGTATGTCGGCTATGAGGAGGGCGGGCAACTCACCGAGGCCGTGCGACGGCGTCCCTACACGGTGGTGCTCTTCGATGAGATCGAGAAGGCGCACCCGGACGTCTTCAACGTCCTCCTCCAGATCCTGGATGACGGGAGGTTGACGGATGGCCGCGGGCGCACGGTGGACTTTCGCAACGCCGTGCTCATCATGACGAGCAACATCGGGAGTTCAAGGATCCTCGCCCGCTCCGAGGCCGGCGAGTCGTGGGCCGGGACGGAGGCGGAGGTCGAGAATGCCCTGCGCGGCCGCTTCAAGCCGGAGTTCCTCAACCGCGTGGATGAGATCCTCGTCTTCCGGCCGCTCAGCCGGGAGCACCTCGAGTCGATCGTCGGGATCCAGGTGAACCGGGTCGCCGGGATGTTGGCGGAACGGGACATACGGATCGAGGTCAGCGGACCCGCCAGGCGGCGAATCGCGGATGTCGGATACGACCCCGCGTTCGGGGCGCGCCCGCTCAAGCGCGCGATCCAGCGGCTCATCGCGAACCCGCTCGCCATGGCCTTTCTGGAGGGACGCTTCCGGGAGGGCGACGCGCTGCGCGTGGAGGTCGACGAAGACGGCGAAGGGCTGCGCTTCGTGCCATCGGAGACACCCGATTCACCGGAGGAGGAGGAATGA
- a CDS encoding TIGR04283 family arsenosugar biosynthesis glycosyltransferase: MTQEFSVIVPTLDEEARLDETLRRAKSALGPEAEVIVVDGGSRDRTTEIAAAHGRVMSTRRNRGAQLAAGARTATGDILVFVHADTWLPEGGATAIRAAVRAGAEAGCFRFAIQSQSRQTRARRWRYRLLEWGVNWRTRRLRTATGDQALFATRDAYEACDGFGDLPLFEDVAFVRAVRRVTRFRLLPLAASTSSRRWEAGFLRTVLKHWTLRAAFLAGADPRRLSRYHERPSEVTEPRVSPSRSAPRTSGSHPKR, from the coding sequence GTGACGCAGGAGTTTTCCGTCATCGTGCCGACGCTCGATGAGGAAGCGCGGCTCGACGAGACGCTCCGGCGCGCAAAGTCCGCTCTCGGCCCCGAGGCGGAAGTCATCGTGGTCGACGGGGGCAGCCGGGATCGTACGACGGAGATCGCGGCCGCCCATGGCCGGGTCATGTCGACCCGCCGGAACCGGGGCGCCCAGCTCGCCGCCGGGGCACGGACCGCGACCGGCGACATTCTCGTCTTCGTGCATGCCGACACGTGGCTTCCCGAGGGCGGCGCGACGGCCATCCGCGCCGCGGTCCGCGCGGGCGCGGAAGCCGGCTGTTTCCGCTTCGCCATCCAATCGCAATCGCGCCAAACGCGCGCGCGACGGTGGCGCTATCGCCTGCTCGAATGGGGCGTGAACTGGCGCACTCGCCGACTCCGCACCGCCACGGGCGATCAGGCCCTCTTCGCCACGCGCGACGCCTACGAAGCGTGCGACGGCTTCGGGGACCTCCCGCTCTTCGAAGATGTGGCCTTCGTCCGGGCCGTTCGGCGGGTCACCCGCTTTCGCCTCCTCCCCCTCGCGGCGTCCACCTCGAGTCGGCGCTGGGAAGCCGGCTTCCTGCGCACGGTCCTCAAGCACTGGACGTTGCGCGCGGCCTTCCTCGCAGGCGCGGATCCGCGGCGACTCAGCCGCTACCACGAACGGCCTTCCGAGGTCACGGAGCCCCGAGTCTCTCCGTCCCGATCCGCTCCACGAACCAGCGGTTCCCATCCGAAACGATGA
- the mce gene encoding methylmalonyl-CoA epimerase has product MNQGNRTPGAPIIDHVGIAVNSLQEAVPRWSAVLGQPPSGEETVPSEGIRATFFGEGAGRIELLAPLTPESPIARFLDRRGPGIHHVCVCVDDLEVALADAEAAGAETIPPRIRVGAGGARIAFLHPRSLKGVLLEMREDPEGG; this is encoded by the coding sequence GTGAACCAAGGCAACCGTACTCCGGGCGCGCCCATTATCGACCACGTGGGAATCGCGGTCAACTCGCTTCAGGAAGCCGTGCCGCGGTGGTCCGCCGTCCTGGGCCAGCCGCCGTCCGGGGAGGAGACCGTCCCATCGGAGGGCATTCGGGCCACCTTCTTCGGCGAGGGCGCCGGGCGGATCGAGTTGCTCGCTCCCCTGACCCCGGAGTCACCCATCGCCCGCTTCCTCGACCGGCGCGGCCCCGGCATCCACCACGTCTGCGTCTGCGTCGACGATCTCGAGGTGGCCCTTGCGGACGCCGAAGCGGCGGGTGCGGAAACCATCCCGCCCCGGATCCGCGTCGGCGCCGGCGGCGCCCGCATCGCATTTCTGCATCCGCGTTCGCTGAAGGGCGTTCTCCTGGAGATGCGGGAGGATCCCGAGGGCGGGTGA